In the genome of Pseudorca crassidens isolate mPseCra1 chromosome 12, mPseCra1.hap1, whole genome shotgun sequence, one region contains:
- the LOC137204169 gene encoding small ribosomal subunit protein uS2B-like produces the protein MSGALDVQQMKEEDILKFLASGTHLGGTSLDFQMEQYIYKGKVSGIYIINLKRTWEKLLLAARAIVAIENPADVSVISSRNTGQRAGLNFAAVTGATPISGCFTPGTFTNQIQAAFWEPRLPVVTDPRADHLPLTEASYMNLPTIGLCNRFSSALCGHCHPVQ, from the coding sequence ATGTCCGGAGCCCTTGATGTCCAGCAAATGAAGGAGGAGGATATCCTCAAATTCCTTGCATCAGGAACCCACTTAGGTGGCACCAGCCTTGACTTCCAAATGGAACAGTACATCTACAAAGGAAAAGTGAGTGGCATCTACATCATAAATCTGAAGAGAACCTGGGAGAAGCTTCTGTTGGCAGCTCGTGCCATTGTTGCCATTGAAAACCCAGCTGATGTCAGTGTCATATCCTCCAGGAATACTGGCCAGCGAGCTGGGCTGAATTTTGCTGCTGTCACTGGAGCCACTCCTATATCTGGCTGCTTCACTCCTGGAACCTTCACTAACCAGATCCAGGCAGCCTTCTGGGAGCCAAGACTTCCGGTGGTTACTGATCCCAGGGCTGATCACCTGCCTCTCACAGAGGCCTCTTACATGAACCTGCCTACCATTGGTCTGTGTAACAGATTCTCCTCTGCACTGTGTGGACATTGTCATCCCGTGCAATAA